From the genome of Desulfovibrio sp. JY:
ATCGTTTTTTATAATCAATATTTTCGATATGATACAAAATTACAACTGCCCTGCGGCCTGGCGGCTGGCGGCCCCGAGCTGCGTGTGGCCGGAAACCGCCAAAGTCAATTGTCGACGACTGGCCCGCACCGTGCCCGAAGTCGGCCTGTATCTGCTGGAACTCGACAGCTGCCTGGCCTACGGGCCGGACGACCTGCCCCAAAAGACCTACGGCCTGGCCTACCATCTGCACCTCCCCTTCGACCTGCCCTGGGAACGCGGCGGCACGGGCGCGTTCACGGCCATGGAAGGGCTGCTGACCAAAACCGCCCATCTCTCGCCCTGGGCCATGGTGCTCCACCCGCCCCGAAGCCTGACCGATCTGGAGGATTTTCTGGCCGCCATGGCGGTCACGGGCCGCGATCCCGCCACGCTGCTGCTGGAAAATACCGAGGACGCCTCGCCCGAGGACGTGCTGGACATGGCCGTGGCCGCCGGCTGCGGCGTGTGTCTCGATCTCGGCCACATGCTGGCCCTGGGCCAGACGTTGCCGACCGACCGGGCCGAACTCGTCGAGCGTACGCGCATGCTCCACGTCTACTCGCCCTTCGGGGCCGAAGGTCCGCCCCCGGGCCGCAGCCATGCCCACCGCACCCTGACCTGCCTGTCCCCGGAAGGCCGCGACGTCCTCGTCTGGATGCTCGGCAACCTGCGCCCGCGCACGGTGGTGCTGGAAGTTTTCGCCCCGTTCCATCTGGTGGAGAGCATGGCCGTGCTCGACGCCCTGACCTGCGGCAAGACGTCCGAGGCCGCCTGCGGGGACAAGGCGTGATCCGGCTCCTGCTCGGCGGCGTCAAATCCGGCAAATCGGCCCTCGGCGACCGGCTGCTTCTTGCCGCCGCGCCGCCCCACCGGGTGGTGGCCACCGGCCGGGCCCTGGATTTCGATTTCCGGGAGCGCATCGCCGCCCATAAAAAAGCCCGACCGGCCTCCGTGGCCGTCATCGAGGCCGGCGAGGGCGCCATGGGCGTGCTGGCCCGCGAGGCGGCGCGCGGCGGCGCCGTGCTTTTGGACAGCCTGGACTTTTGGCTGTTCGCCTGCCATGACACAACTGTAATGCAACCGCTACACGCGGCCCTTAGCCTCGGCATGACGCCCTACGCCGACCCCGCCGGGCCGGAACTGATCGTGGTGAGCACCGAAACAGGACTGGGCGGCATCGCCGCCGACGCCGCAACGCGCCGTTTCGCGGACGCCCTCGGAACGCTCAATCAGACCGTGGCCGCCATGGCGGCCGACGTGCGCCTTATCGTGGCCGGCTGCGCCATAACGCTCAAGGGAAATGCCGCATGAGCTATTTTCGCAAATTGACCAACGAGGTGACACGGCTGACGCAGATGTTCGGGCGCGACGACAAGTGGCTCATCGTCATCAACGCCGATCCCGACGCCATGGCCTCGGCCATGGCCCTGCGGCGCATCATGGTCCACCGGGTGGCCGACGTCGGCATCGCCCGGGTCAACGAGATCAAGCGCCCCGACAACCTGGCCATGATGCGCTTTCTACGCATCCCCAACGTCATGCTCACCCCGGAGGTCAAGGCGCAATACGACCATTTCGCCATGGTCGACTCCCAGCCCACCCACCATCCGGATTTCAAGATCTGCGACTTCAGCCTCATCATCGACCATCATCCGATCAAGTCCGAATTTCCGATCAAGGCCGCCTTCGCCGATATCCGGCCCGATTACGGCGCGACCAGCAGCATCATGACCGAGTATCTCTACAACATGCACATCCGGCCGGGAAAACTGCTGGCCACGGCCCTGGTCTACGGCATCAAGACCGATACCCAGAGCTTCGAGCGCCATTTTGTGGAGGCCGACGTCAAGGCGTTCAGCTATCTGGCCAAAAGCGCGGACATGCAGGTCGTGCGCAAGATCATCTCCAGCGAGTACCACCGCCACTGGCTCAAGTATTTTTCCAAGGCCTTCCGCAAGATGCGCTTCATCGGCCAACGAGGCCTGTTCGTGTACATGGACAGCCTGGAGAGCCCGGACATCCTGGTCATGCTGGCGGACTTTTTCGCCCGGGTGCACGGGCTGTCCTGGAACATGCTGTGCGGGGTGATCAAAAAGCAGGTGGTGGTGATTTTCCGGGGCGACGGCATCGGGCGCAACATGGGGCACGTGGCGTCCAAAATGTTCGGCGACATCGGCTCGGCCGGCGGACACAGAGGCGCGGCCCGGGCAGAAATCGAGCTGGAAAAACTCGGCGGCAAACCCGTGGAGGAATTCCTCTACAAGCGCCTGACCGGGAAAAAACTCCCGACCAAGGAAAAATGCCCAATTTAGAGGAGCTGGGGGGAAACCTTTCTTGCAGAAAGGTTCTCCCCCCAGGCCCCCCTTCCAAAGACTCTTAACAGTTACGAGACACCACAGGCTATCCAGTTGTAACCGTTAAAAGTTTTGGGGAGGGGAGAGCGCGAGAGGGGAACTTTTTTTCAAAAAGGGTTCCCCTCTCGCACCTTCTTCACCCTTCCCTATCGCACAGCGCGGACCGATATGGGGCAACAGAAATCGGCCCGGGTCACGTAGCCGAGTTCCACGTCCGCCGCGTAGGCGCTGGCGTAGTTGGCCCGGTCCGCGCTCCACACCCGGCGCACCGGCTGGCTGAAGGCCGCCGGCAGGCAGTAGCCCTCGCCGGTGGGTTCCGGGCGCAAGAGTGTGGCCAGCTCCGGCATGGTCGGCAGCCGCCAGTCGGCATGGCCGCCGGCGCGGGAAGCGTTGAGCCGGTCCACGTAGACCGCCGCTTCCTGCCAAGTGAGGCCGTAGGGCGCGGCCCGGCGCATCCAGGCCAGACCGCTTGCCGGGTCACGCAGCACGCCTTCCCCGTCCGGCTCGAAATTCCCCGGCCACCAGCTTTGCGGCCGCCACAGCACGTCCAGCCCGAAGGCCTCCCGCGCCTCGTGCACCGACACCATGGCCGGTTCGCGGCGCAGGGACGCGGCGTCCGGATGGTTGTCCGACGCGGCCAAAAACGCCCCGCCTCCGGCGCACACTCCCTCCATGCGCCGCGACCAGCCCGCCGCGCAGACCTCGAGCGCCTCGGCCATCTCGCCGGCATCGGCAAAGCGGTCCCGGGGGCGTTCGGCCAGGGACCGGGCGAAAAGCCCGTCGAACTCGTCCCCGGCGTCAACTTCCCCATCCGCCACGCCGCCGGTCCCGGGCTCTGGCAGCCGGCCGGTCAGCATGCGGAAAAAAGTCACCCCCACGGCATAGAGATCGGACCTGGCGTCGGCCGCGTCCGGGTCGTCCTCCTGCTCCGGCGCGGCGTAATAGGGCGAGCCGACCTTCATGTTGTCCGGGCCGCGATACGTCTCGCCGCGCACCTTGGACAGGCCCAGGTCCGTGATCTTCACCACGTCGTCGTCGGTGACGAGCAGGTTGAAAGGCTTGACGTCGCGGTGGACGATGCCGGCGAAATGAAGTCTGGCCAGTCCCGTAAGAAGCTGTCTGGCGTAGCCCACGGCCCGCAGGACCGGAAGCCTTCGGCTCGGGTCCTCGACCCGGTAGGTCTCGCCCATGATCGCGCCCAAGGATTCGCCGTAATACTCCATGACGAAATAGGGCCACTCCCCGGCCTGTCCGTAATCGAACACGCCGACCACGTTCTTGTGGCGGATCGAGCCCAGGCGCGCGGCCTCGTCGCGAAAGGTCGTAAGCACGCGCTCACGGCCCCACAAAGCCAGGGTCATCTCGTTGGGACGCAGGAGCTTTAAGGCCACGATGCGGTCCACGACCGGCACCCGGGCCCGAAACACCGCGCCCATGCCGCCACGGCCAAGCACGCCGAGAATGGGATATTTGTCGATACTGCGCATGAAGAAAGAATGCCTCCGGCGGCCCGGGGGAAACTTTTTTCAAAAAGTTTCCCCCGGGACTCCCTTCAAAAACTTTCAACGGGGGGCAGGGGATGCCCGGTCCTTCCAATGATCAGGATGTCTGCGCAGGTGCATGACCGCGACGACGAGAATACAGTCCGTGCGCTTTTGATAGATGAGGCCATAGGGGAAACGGGCGACGCGGCAGCGACGGGTTCTTGCGGACAGCGCCTGCCATGCATCCGGGTTGGCCAGAATACGGGCCAACGTCTCTTTTACGGCCGCAGCGAATTCGAACCCCAGGCCAGGGCATTCGGCATTGTAATAGGCCACAGCCGCTTCAAGCTCCCGGGCGGCCGGATCGAGAAAAAGCGCCCGCATGCCGCGCTAGCGGGACAGGCCCTCGAAGACATCCCGCGCGCCACGAGCACCCACCTGGCCGGCCTCGTAGGCGTCGATCCTGGATTCGGCCTCGCGCCCCCAGGCCGCGTCGATGGCTTGCGCGCCGTCGGCGTCGAAACTCGCCAGCGCGGCATCGATCAACTCGGCCCGCGACACGGGATCGAGCTCAAGCACCTGCTGTAAAAGTTGCGTTTGCGCCTTCATGGGGCCTCCTCCTTTCCTCACCTAATCGCCCGTTCTCCACTTGGCAACCCGAGGCCAGGGGGAAACTTTTTGAAAAAAGTTTCCCCCTGGACCCCTTTCAAAAACTTCTAATGGACCGCGCCCGGTGCGCGTGGTTCCTCTCGTTCTCCCTTTATTGCCGGGGGCGGCTTTCCTGGCGGTACGCCAGGAAAACCGTCCCCGGCAGGAAGGGGGGACCGGGGGGCCCTCGGCCTCCCGGCGGGGTGGTCCAGGAGGGGCAGCGCCCCTCCTGGCCGCCGGAGGCATTCTCTCCCCTCCGCGTCGCGCGCCGTGCGTCACCGCAGCCTGTCGGCGTAGCGGCGGGGCAGGCCCCGGGCGATGATTTTTTTGACCACGGCCTCGATGTCGTAGGGCACGGCCCGGATGGTCAGCATGCCGGAGGCATCGTCGTAAAGGCCGTATTTGGCCCGGTTGTCGCCGTCGCGGGGCTGCCCCACCGCGCCCACATTGACGATATGGCCCTGGGAGAGCGGCAGCGGGTTGTCGCCAAGGGACAGTTCGTAGCGAAAAACGTCGCGACCGGTCAGGCTTGCCGCCTCCAGCATGTGGGTGTGGCCGACGAAGGAGACGCGTTCGGGCGTTCGGGCGAAGGCCCGACGCAGGGTCGTGTCGCCGGCCTCGAACAGGTACGTCGTGGTGTCGTTCGGCGGCAGGCCGTGGACGAAACGGCAGCCGTACAGGGCAAGCGAGGTGGGCAGCTCGGCGATGCGCGCGACAAGCTCCGGCGGCAGCAGTTCCCGGGTGCGCACGAGCGCTTCCAGGGACTGGGAGTTGAACAGGCGTTCCCGGGACGCATCGGCCACGGCCCATTCGTGGTTACCGCGAACGCTCGGGATGCCGCGCCGGGCCAAAAGCCGCAGCACTTCGGCCGGGTCGGGCCCGTAGCCGATATTGTCGCCGAGGCTCACGATGGCCTTCGGGGCATGACGGTCGATATCGGCCAAAACCGCCTCGAAGGCTTCCAGATTGGCGTGAATATCGGAGACGATGGCCAGGAGCATGGGGGACAGTGTGGCAGCTTCGCCCGGACCGGGCAAGCCCCGCCGGCACAAAGAAGGACGCGACCTCGGGGCCTATCCTCCCGGGGTCGCGTCAGGGCGTGAGGGGTATGGTGCGGGGGTTTCGGAGAAGGTTTGCGGAAATATCGACCGAAATTCTAATTGAAGTGGGTGCGTTGCAGCCACTCCTTGATGGCTTCATTCGGCGCGTACACGCCCTTGTTGCCGCCCTGCTCCTCCATGAAATCCCGGGCCAGATCCTCGGGGAGATCGAAGGTGGCCAGTTCCACGCAATCCTCGGAATTGCGCCGCACAAGGCTCAATTCGGGCTTGCCGGACCAGGTGTTGACCACGAAATAGGTGGAGAAGTCGTGCTTTCCCGTGACCGGCTTATGTTCGGCGTACCAGGAGTTGTTGCCCCATTCCAAATACAGGGTCACAGCGTCTTCCGGGGTCATATTCCAATCGATGACCAGATTGGACAGATCGGTCTGGGTCTGCATGGCATTCCTCCTCAGTGCGGTTGCGGTCAACCGGGAACAGACGCGGTTTCGATATGAGACAAAAATAATCCTTTTTATCCTTCGGTCAAGAAAAAAAAGTGTTTTTCCTCCCTTCTTCCGAGGCAATGGCATTATCCAACCGTAATATTTAAGAAACATTAAAATTTGCTAAAAAATGACAAGGACCTTGCTTGCCCCTCTCAGGAAGCCAGCGCAAGGGCATCCCCTGGCGCGGCCAACGCGGGATGCCGTTTGCGTTGTTCTCTTGGCTGGCGGTTGATCGGCGGCGGCTGGTTGGTCGCTGGCAGCTAGCTGTTGGTCGCCTTGGGGGGGGCGTGGCGGCGCGCGGCGCATATTTGAAGAATACGCCTTCGCCGCCACGCCCCCCCAAGGCGACCCAGATCACGCATCTCCAAAGCGGGAGCAGTCCTGGCACTGCCGCCGATCCGGCTCGGACAGACGGCCAAGCGATCCATACGACAAAGGCAATTCCTGATCGGTTGGAGCGACAGCACATTGCCTGAGCCCCCGCCTCCCAATGTGAATAACACTACACATCATACTGATATATTTACCGTTGAAAGTTTTTGAAGGGGGTCCAGGGGGAAACTTTTTTCAAAAAGTTTCCCCCTGGCCGCCGCGACGAGCCACCTGGACTCTGGCCCGCGCCGCCTTGAGGCGCTCCTCGCGGTACGCGCGCACCTGAGTCATCTTCTCCGGGGGCAACACGGCCGCCAGCTTGGCGTCGGTTTCATCGGCCAGGGCGCGCAGGTCCTTACGCAGGGCCAGCATACCGGCCATGCCGGGATTGGTGGCCAGGCGGGCGCGGGCGATGTCCTGGCGCTTTTTGGTTTGTTCGATCAGGATGGGACGCATGGCGCCCTTTTCCTTCGGCGAAAGGGCCACATGGGCGGCCACGTCGCGCAGAGAGGCGTCGGCCAGCTTCTCGGGCGGCTGGGAGAGTTGCGCCGGAAGCTCGGCGGCGTGGACGCCCGACGCCACGGCCAGGAGCAGCACGGCTATGGCGAGGGCTTTTGTCAGCAAAGCTTTGTAACGCACGAAAAACCTCCGCAGGGACGGTGTCCCGTTTCTGGACAGGCAGTCGGGCGCGGCAAGACGGCGGTTACAGGCCGCCGGGGACAGTCGCCCCCGGGCTGGACGACGGGGCAGGCCGCGCGTAGGAACCCTGGGCTCCGGGGCTGCTCTGGCGAATGCTCCGCCCTCTTGAAACGAAAGCGCCCCGAAACCCCTGTGCCCGCCCGGCAGCCAGCGCGGTAGAGGTGGGAAAATGTCCGCAGACGAGCCGCAACGCCGGGACTGGCTCCCGGTCATCCTTTTGGCGTTCGCCACCTTTGTCTTCAACACGACGGAATTCGCGCCCATCTCGTTGTTGGGCGACATCGCGCAATCCCTGGACGTCACCACGGCCAAGGCCGGACAGCTCGTCACCATCTACGCCTGGATGGTCGCGATCCTTTCCCTGCCCCTCATGCTCGCCTGCGCCAAAATGGAGCGGCGCGGGCTGCTGCGCAACGTGTTCCTGGTCTTCATCGCCAGCCATGTCGTTTCCGGTCTGGCCGGCAACTATTACGTCCTGCTGCTCTCGCGCATCGGCGTGGCCTGCGCCCATTCCATATTCTGGTCCATCGTCATCCCGATGGGCATCCGCGTGGCGCCGAAAAATTACGAATCCCGGGCGCTCGGCATCCTGTCCATGGGATCGGCCGTGGCCCTGGTGATGGGCCTGCCGCTCGGGCGGGTGATCGGCCTGCATCTGGGCTGGCGCATGACGTTCGTCTGCATCGGCGCCATGGCGCTTGTGGCCATGGCGGCGCTCATGCGCCAACTCCCCGTGATGCCGAGCCGGCACGCCGGAAATTTCAAAAGCCTGCCGAGCCTTTTCAAACGTCCGGCCCTTGTCGGCCTGTATATTTTGACCGTGGTGCTGATTACCGGCCATTTCACGGGCTACACGTACATCGAGCCGTTCATCACCCGGGTGGCCCGGGGCAGCGAGGATTTCGCGACCCTGGTGCTGCTCGTGTTCGGCCTGGCCGGCATTGCGGGGTGTTATCTGTTCATCCGCTGCAACCCCAAGCACCCCTTGGCCACCTTTACCGTACCGGTGTGCCTGACGGCCGTGTGCCTGCTGCTCCTGCGCCCCGTCATGGGAAGCCTGCCCGCGCTGCTGACGGTGTGCGCGGTCTGGGGCATGGCCATGTCCGCCGTCAATCTGGTCTTGCAGTACAATGTGGTGAAGGTGGCCCCGGACGCGACGGACGTGGCCATGTCCATCTATTCCGGCATCTACAATATCGGCATCGGATCGGGGGCGTTGGTGGGGGGACTGGTCACCGTCCACATGGGCCTTGATGCCGTGGACAACGTGGCCGGGGCCATCGCCGTGGCCGCCAGCCTCTGGTGCCTGTATTATCTGCGCCGCGTCGGCTGATCGCGCCGGCGCACGCGTGCTTCCCGATCTTCCAGGCTACCCGCAGCGGCGAAGCACGGCCAAGGCGGCCCCGGCCTGGGCGGCCACGGTGGTTTCGCCAAGCTGCCAGCCGTCGTACAGCTCGAACGCGGCCGTGTCCTGTTCCAGACCCGAAAGCGCGGCCAGCAGCGTGCGCGCGGGATCGGGCTTGATGCGGGCAAGCGCCAGGCAGGCCAGGCCCCGGGCGGCCGGGTCGCAGTCGGCAAGCGCGGCCGTGATTTCTTTCAGGCCATGGGCGGCCAGCTCGGGCGCGGCCTCGGCCAGCCGGGCCACGGCCCACCAGGCCCCGCGCCGCAGCGGCGCATGGTCGATGAACGTGCAGTCGCCCTCCATGTCCTGGACATAGGAGACGAGCACCCGGTGGTAGTCGGCGGCCAGCACCGGGCAGACGGCCAGCGTCTCGCCCATGCATTCCGGAATGCCCCAGCCGATGTTGCCGGACTCCTCGTTGACGCGCCACATGAGGTTGCGCCAGACGTCGCGGGCGTCCTCCAGGCGGGCGGCGGCGATGTCCGCCATGGCCGCGCCAAAGGCGGTAACGGCACGCCAGCGCACAAGGGCGTCCGTATCGAGCAGCAGCGAAAAAAGCGGCCCCAGACGCGTCTTGGCCGCAACACCGGCCAGTTCCGCCAACCCGGCTTCCTGGTCGCCCAAAAGCGCCTGCCGCACCCGCGCTATGAGTTCCCTACGCGATGTCATGGATGTTCATCCTTGAGGAAGGGAAGAAAGAGGGAAACAGTGCGAGAGGGGAAACCCTTTCAGGAAAGGGTTCTCCCCTCTCGCGCTCTCCCCTTCCTAAAGTTTTCAATGGGGAGGGGCAGTGCCTTCAAGGGGTTTTCCATCCCTTATCCTTGTGAAAAGGATAAAATCACAATTCCCTTTTACCCCTTTAAAAGTCTTTTGAAAGGGGGTCCGGGGGGAAACTTTTCGTAAGACAAAGTTTCCCCCCGGATAGCATATCCGTCCCCTTCCTCTCTTACTTGGCCAAAGCGGCTTCGATTTCGCGGACCATGTCGGGGTGGGGTTCGTAGCCGGTGGTGCGGGCGCGTTCCACGAATTCCTTGGCCTTGGCGAAATCGCCGCGTTCCATGGCGATAAGGGCCAGGTTGTTGAGGGCCGGGCCGAACATGGGCTCGATCTCCAGGGCCTTGGTGCTGTGAAATTCCGCGCTTTCGAGATCGCCCTTCATGAACAGCGCGCTGCCGAGGGTGGCCATGGCCTGGACGTATTTGGGGTCGATCTTGATGGCCCGGCGCAGGGCCTTTTCGGCCTTGTCCACCTCGCCGCGCTGCAGATGCACGAAGCCGATGTTGCCGTAGGGCACGGCGAAAAGGGGCCGGGCCCGGCAGGCCTTCTCGTTCCACTCCAGGCAGCCGTCGAGGTCGCCCTTGTTCATGGCCAGGCCGCCCAGCTGGACAAAGCCCTCGGCCAGGCCCGGCGAGCATTCCACGGCCTGGTGGAATTCCGCCTCGGCCTCGATCAGCCGTCCCTTGGCCACGTAGGCCGTGCCCAGGTTGTAATGGGACACGCCGCAGCCGGGGTTTTGCGACAGGCGCTTTTTGATTTCGTCGATGAATTCGTCGGGAGTCTGGGCGGTGTATTCCATGCGCGTTCCTTACCTCGGTTCTATTTGGTCGGGCCAAGTTCGGCGTCGACGCCTTCCCTGGCCAACAGTTCCTTGTACCATTTGCAAAAGGCGTACATGCCCTGGTGCTTTTCCGAGCCGTTCATGACCCCCATGCACACTTCCCAGGCGCCCTTGGCGAATTCGTTCGACGCGCCCTTGTGGGCGGCCAGGAATTCGTTGACCAGTTGCTGCCCGGTGCGGCGCGAGGCGTCCTCGCGCATATCCAGGGGATCGTTGGGCTCCTGGAAGGGGTCCCAGGCATCGAAGCCGATCTTGTCGATGAAGCGGCGGCGACGGGGGCTCAGCTTTTCGTACATGGCGCGCTTGGCAGCCGCAAGATCCTCGGGCGAAAGAGCCATCTACTTCTCCCCGTCCGTATCGCCATCGGCGTCGGGGCCCGGAATCACCCAGGTTGTCGAGCCGCCGCAGGAAGCGCAGGCCGAAGACCCGGGGGCCTCGCCGCACGAGCCGCAGTTCGCGCCATTGGCCTGGGACGCCGCCATGGGAGCCTGGGCCGCGGCCGGCGGGGCCGGCGGCATCTGCACCAGGTCGTCCTCGGTCACGATGCCGAGGTATTCCTCGTCGTATTCGGTGATAAGCGCCAGGGACACCGGCACCAGCATGTCGCCCATCAGCGGCAGCTTGGTCGGCAGCGAGGCCACCACGTCCTGGGACAACAGCATGAGCTTGTCCTGGAGCTTTTCGATCTTGACCGTGGGGTAGCGACCGCCTTGCTCGAATCCGGCCTTGCCGCAAATATGGGCTTCGCCGCCGATCTCGAGGGGCACGCCGTACAGCCGGCAGGTGATGGGGCGGGAATGATAGAGGATGCAGCGGTCGTCGTCGCCGAGAAGCGGGCAGCGGATGCGCTCCCGAGCCAGGTCGGCCAGGATCTCGCTGGTCGGCACGCCCTGCTCGCCGGCCCGAAACGCCTTGCGCTTGAGCTTGTAGTGCTCGCGGTCGGCCTTGTTGGCCCGCTCCAGGACGGCGTCGCGCGCCGCACCGGGGGGAAAGGCCTCGTTGAATTTGTGGTTAAGGTGCAGGGCCTCGATAAAGGTCAGGTCGAACAGGGCATGGCAGCAATCGCTGCATCCCTCGCCGCAGGCGACCATACCGGGGCAGGCCTTGGCCACCTTGGCGAAAACGGCGTCGGCCTCGGCGGCAATGGCTTCGTAACGGGCAAAGGCTGGGGAAAAATCCAGGGGCATGGCTTGGGCTCCACGAACGTCCCGGGCCGTGCGCCCATCACGCGGCTCCGCGAGGGTCAAACGGCCCGGGCCGGAGACGGTAACGGGAGCGGACGGCGGTCGACCACTCCCGTTGCCGGTTACTAGGCGATCTACTCTTCCTCGACGACGATGGCGTCCTGGTCGCAAACCTCGACGCAGGATTCACAGCCCAGGCACTCTTCCATGTTCACGGCCACGGCCTTGCCGTCGCGCAGCTCATAGACCTCGACCGGGCAGACATCCACACATTCACCGTCGCCGATACACTTCTTCGTATCGACAATGACTTTGTATCCCATGAACAACCTCCGGGCAACAGAGCACAATAAATGTATTTTTTCCAAGGAATGGCGGCAGCTTACACGTGCACGCCCGAAAGATCCGGAAAAGTTTACGCAGGATTAGCCCCGGCGTGATTCCGTGTCAAGGGAACTGGCCGCAAGCGGCGCGGCGTTGCGCCCGGGGGAGCCGGGGCAACTTTTTTTCTTGTTTTTTTTCCGAAACCGACCGAACCGTGAGGGGCATGTAACCGGTCACGCTTTTATACGTCTTCTCCATCCCCCTTAAAGAAATGATACTTTTTTTAAATAAAGCTCTAAAGTTCCTGGTGGACATGGCCGAAAGGAAGGATGAAGCCTAACTATAAACTTTTCACGCAGGGATGCCTGAAAGCCAGGGAAGGCCATGGGCAAGCTCACCTACTTACAGCCGCGACGCGGCGATATCTCTCCGGTTCTGGTGCTGCTCACCTCGCACAGGCTCGACTGCTTTCTCGTCTGCATCCGTTGCCTGGAACGCTTTACCAGCCTCGACCGCTTCAAGCACATCTACGTGGTCGGCAACGCGCTTTCCCCCGAGCACACGGCCGTGGCCCGACGCTTCGTCGGCCGCCACGCCAACGCCACCCTGGTCGAACGCGGACCGCGCGGCCTGGTCCCGGCCGTGCTGACCGCCGAAAACGAAATCCTCGCCGCCCACATCGACGACGTCATCATCAAGATCGACGAGGACCTTTTCGTCACCCCGCACTGGCTCGAACACCTCGTCGACGGCTACATCGACCACGCCGAGCGCCCCGACGTGCCGGTGGTCATGCCGCTGGTGCCCATAAGCCCGCCCGGCCGCCACGTGCTCAACCGGTTCCTGCGCGTGTCCTACCCGTCCGAGCGGCACATGTACGGCGGGCCGCCCATCGAGGAAAACTGGGTCTACCACCGCTGGATATGGGAAAAGCTGCTCCACGAGAACATGGCCCAGGTGTACCTGCGCGATGCGCCGGCCAAGTACGGCTATGTCAGCTACCTGACCATCAACTGCGTGATCTTCGACGCGCGGCTCATGCGCAAGGTGCTGCCCTTTTCCACCACGCGGGTGGCCGGCCAGCCGACCAGCGACGAGATGGCCATAAACGCGGCCCTGGCCGCCGGCAAGCAGAAGGTCGCGGTGCTCGGCAGAAGCCTGGCCCACCACTACAGCTTTTCCAGGTGCGAGGACTACCTGCGCTCCCACGTGCCCCTCGACGAGGTCTGGCGCTACATGCAGGGAATAACCGAGATGCCGGTGACCACACGGCGTTGCCCCGTCCCCACCGGCGGCGGCGACCTCAAGCTGCTGCGGGCAGGGGGATAGGGAAGAAGCGCAATCTCGAAAAGCATCCGTTTGCAGCGGCTTCACTTTACCCAATTCTCCAACATTGCCGCGAGGATTCCTGTGTCCGGGCGAACGCCGTACCAATGGGCAGGCACATCCCGTGCTATCCTCAGGGCAACAGCGTCATTCATTGTGCATCGCCGAGAAAAACCGCTTTCCCTTGCCGGTTCAGCGGGGATCGACGGCCAACGTCATTAAAGAGGCTTCGCGCGCTTCCGGCAGCAACGAAGCGCTGGCCGAGCAGCCAGGAGCCACTCATACTGAGATGTTGTGTATCATAGTAAAGGGGCTGAGAAGGCGCATAGGGTGAACACTGCCCATCTTGGCAAACGAGATCACGGACGTCCACGACCGTAACATTATCATATGCCGCAGCCACTGCGCCCAGCTGTATGTTGTACGATCCATCGCCTTGGTCAGCATATTTGGACAACGCACGGCAATCGACAAGGTGGAGTGAAACGTTTCGAATATCACATTGCCTGTTATAGG
Proteins encoded in this window:
- a CDS encoding bifunctional adenosylcobinamide kinase/adenosylcobinamide-phosphate guanylyltransferase, which gives rise to MIRLLLGGVKSGKSALGDRLLLAAAPPHRVVATGRALDFDFRERIAAHKKARPASVAVIEAGEGAMGVLAREAARGGAVLLDSLDFWLFACHDTTVMQPLHAALSLGMTPYADPAGPELIVVSTETGLGGIAADAATRRFADALGTLNQTVAAMAADVRLIVAGCAITLKGNAA
- a CDS encoding DHH family phosphoesterase: MSYFRKLTNEVTRLTQMFGRDDKWLIVINADPDAMASAMALRRIMVHRVADVGIARVNEIKRPDNLAMMRFLRIPNVMLTPEVKAQYDHFAMVDSQPTHHPDFKICDFSLIIDHHPIKSEFPIKAAFADIRPDYGATSSIMTEYLYNMHIRPGKLLATALVYGIKTDTQSFERHFVEADVKAFSYLAKSADMQVVRKIISSEYHRHWLKYFSKAFRKMRFIGQRGLFVYMDSLESPDILVMLADFFARVHGLSWNMLCGVIKKQVVVIFRGDGIGRNMGHVASKMFGDIGSAGGHRGAARAEIELEKLGGKPVEEFLYKRLTGKKLPTKEKCPI
- a CDS encoding addiction module protein, translated to MKAQTQLLQQVLELDPVSRAELIDAALASFDADGAQAIDAAWGREAESRIDAYEAGQVGARGARDVFEGLSR
- a CDS encoding metallophosphatase family protein, giving the protein MLLAIVSDIHANLEAFEAVLADIDRHAPKAIVSLGDNIGYGPDPAEVLRLLARRGIPSVRGNHEWAVADASRERLFNSQSLEALVRTRELLPPELVARIAELPTSLALYGCRFVHGLPPNDTTTYLFEAGDTTLRRAFARTPERVSFVGHTHMLEAASLTGRDVFRYELSLGDNPLPLSQGHIVNVGAVGQPRDGDNRAKYGLYDDASGMLTIRAVPYDIEAVVKKIIARGLPRRYADRLR
- a CDS encoding xylose isomerase; amino-acid sequence: MIQNYNCPAAWRLAAPSCVWPETAKVNCRRLARTVPEVGLYLLELDSCLAYGPDDLPQKTYGLAYHLHLPFDLPWERGGTGAFTAMEGLLTKTAHLSPWAMVLHPPRSLTDLEDFLAAMAVTGRDPATLLLENTEDASPEDVLDMAVAAGCGVCLDLGHMLALGQTLPTDRAELVERTRMLHVYSPFGAEGPPPGRSHAHRTLTCLSPEGRDVLVWMLGNLRPRTVVLEVFAPFHLVESMAVLDALTCGKTSEAACGDKA
- a CDS encoding sugar transporter, which codes for MSADEPQRRDWLPVILLAFATFVFNTTEFAPISLLGDIAQSLDVTTAKAGQLVTIYAWMVAILSLPLMLACAKMERRGLLRNVFLVFIASHVVSGLAGNYYVLLLSRIGVACAHSIFWSIVIPMGIRVAPKNYESRALGILSMGSAVALVMGLPLGRVIGLHLGWRMTFVCIGAMALVAMAALMRQLPVMPSRHAGNFKSLPSLFKRPALVGLYILTVVLITGHFTGYTYIEPFITRVARGSEDFATLVLLVFGLAGIAGCYLFIRCNPKHPLATFTVPVCLTAVCLLLLRPVMGSLPALLTVCAVWGMAMSAVNLVLQYNVVKVAPDATDVAMSIYSGIYNIGIGSGALVGGLVTVHMGLDAVDNVAGAIAVAASLWCLYYLRRVG
- a CDS encoding protein kinase; this encodes MRSIDKYPILGVLGRGGMGAVFRARVPVVDRIVALKLLRPNEMTLALWGRERVLTTFRDEAARLGSIRHKNVVGVFDYGQAGEWPYFVMEYYGESLGAIMGETYRVEDPSRRLPVLRAVGYARQLLTGLARLHFAGIVHRDVKPFNLLVTDDDVVKITDLGLSKVRGETYRGPDNMKVGSPYYAAPEQEDDPDAADARSDLYAVGVTFFRMLTGRLPEPGTGGVADGEVDAGDEFDGLFARSLAERPRDRFADAGEMAEALEVCAAGWSRRMEGVCAGGGAFLAASDNHPDAASLRREPAMVSVHEAREAFGLDVLWRPQSWWPGNFEPDGEGVLRDPASGLAWMRRAAPYGLTWQEAAVYVDRLNASRAGGHADWRLPTMPELATLLRPEPTGEGYCLPAAFSQPVRRVWSADRANYASAYAADVELGYVTRADFCCPISVRAVR
- a CDS encoding type II toxin-antitoxin system RelE/ParE family toxin; the encoded protein is MRALFLDPAARELEAAVAYYNAECPGLGFEFAAAVKETLARILANPDAWQALSARTRRCRVARFPYGLIYQKRTDCILVVAVMHLRRHPDHWKDRASPAPR